A genomic stretch from Magnetococcales bacterium includes:
- a CDS encoding pyrroline-5-carboxylate reductase yields the protein MASALISGLCQASFPPERIQVAEPDTSRRTTLQERFGVTVQSDNKAVVANAHVVVVAVKPGVVPEVLREIRATLPPQVLLLSIAAGISLARLSEALSPGQPIVRAMPNTPALIGAGITVLCPGDRVAPSMVAMAQDIMRAAGDVEVIRDEKLMDAVTALSGSGPAYLYLVAEALSDGGVACGLPRELADRLAQRTLLGSSRLLVESGQHPAVLKNQVTSPGGTTIAALRRLEASGVRSALMEAVVAAWQRSRELNNA from the coding sequence ACCCGAGCGCATCCAGGTTGCGGAACCAGACACTTCACGGCGCACCACCTTGCAGGAACGCTTCGGGGTTACGGTGCAAAGCGACAACAAGGCCGTAGTAGCCAACGCCCATGTTGTGGTGGTAGCTGTCAAACCGGGTGTAGTTCCCGAGGTGTTGCGGGAGATACGCGCCACGTTGCCGCCCCAGGTATTGCTCCTTTCCATCGCTGCCGGCATCTCTCTGGCCCGCCTGAGCGAAGCTTTGTCTCCGGGCCAACCCATCGTGCGCGCCATGCCCAACACACCGGCCCTGATCGGGGCGGGCATCACGGTTCTCTGCCCAGGAGATAGAGTGGCACCTTCCATGGTGGCCATGGCACAGGATATCATGCGGGCGGCGGGTGATGTGGAGGTCATTCGGGATGAAAAACTCATGGACGCAGTGACTGCCTTGTCGGGCTCCGGTCCGGCCTACCTCTACCTCGTTGCCGAGGCCCTGTCCGATGGTGGTGTGGCGTGCGGCCTGCCGCGGGAATTGGCCGACCGCTTGGCACAACGTACTCTTTTGGGAAGCAGCCGCCTGCTGGTGGAAAGCGGGCAACACCCGGCTGTCCTGAAAAACCAGGTCACCTCTCCTGGCGGTACGACCATCGCCGCCTTGCGCCGCCTGGAGGCCTCCGGCGTGCGCAGTGCCCTCATGGAGGCTGTGGTGGCAGCATGGCAACGTTCTCGGGAATTGAACAACGCCTGA
- a CDS encoding YggT family protein, which yields MATFSGIEQRLTLDQEFVMGIFHSIGALLGFILQIYSWMILARVLLSWVNPDPYNPVVQFLARLTDPVLRPLQRLIPSIGGLDLSPIVAMMGIMMAQRLVAALFSGVPAGLAVGVLAGEVLTILHLFLTLYMLLLVARGGINIHSWLTFKQGRSPRFNLRHPVNLFLYQVTEPLLRHLRRWVPTFGPLDVSPLAAAFLLLMLLFLIQSAGMAVTSPAESVDYILP from the coding sequence ATGGCAACGTTCTCGGGAATTGAACAACGCCTGACCTTGGACCAGGAGTTTGTCATGGGAATTTTTCACTCGATCGGTGCACTGCTGGGGTTCATTCTGCAAATCTACTCCTGGATGATCCTGGCCCGCGTCCTTCTCTCCTGGGTCAATCCAGACCCTTACAACCCTGTTGTGCAGTTTCTGGCGCGACTGACCGACCCGGTGCTGCGTCCGCTGCAACGCCTTATCCCCAGCATAGGTGGCTTGGACCTTTCTCCCATCGTGGCCATGATGGGCATCATGATGGCGCAGCGCCTGGTGGCTGCCTTGTTCAGTGGGGTGCCAGCCGGTCTGGCCGTGGGTGTCCTGGCTGGAGAAGTTTTAACCATTCTCCATTTGTTCCTGACTCTCTACATGCTGCTGCTGGTGGCCCGTGGTGGCATCAACATCCATTCCTGGCTGACCTTTAAACAGGGGAGATCACCTAGGTTCAATTTGCGTCATCCCGTCAATTTGTTTCTGTATCAGGTTACAGAACCCTTGTTGCGGCATTTGCGGCGTTGGGTACCGACTTTCGGGCCGCTGGATGTGTCGCCCCTGGCGGCGGCGTTTCTGCTGCTCATGCTTCTCTTCCTGATCCAGAGTGCGGGGATGGCGGTCACCTCTCCGGCGGAGTCTGTTGACTATATTCTGCCTTGA
- the gyrB gene encoding DNA topoisomerase (ATP-hydrolyzing) subunit B, whose product MSDLPASETQESGNSTYGADSIKVLKGLDAVRKRPGMYIGDTDDGTGLHHMVFEVVDNAIDEALAGFCDHIEVTIHTDGGVTVRDNGRGIPTDLHEEEGRSAAEVIMTVLHSGGKFDQNSYKISGGLHGVGVSVVNALSERLEMTIRRGGEVWYQEYSEGTPLGDIRVTGTTQITGTQITFWPSRQIFHDVTEYSFDILSQRLRELSFLNSGIKIRIHDQRTDKSNDFHYEGGIRSFVEHLNRARTPLLEPPICFVDDREQVHLEVAMLWNDGYQENVFCFTNNIPQRDGGTHLAGFRAALTRTVNNYATNSGLLKKEKIALSGDDCREGLTAVISVKVPDPKFSSQTKEKLVSSEVRAAVEGIVAEKLAVFLEENPQAAREIVAKTVEAAAAREAARKARELTRRKSALEITSLPGKLADCQERDPALCELYLVEGDSAGGSAKQARDRKYQAILPLKGKILNVEKSRYDKILTSAEVGTLITALGTGIGREEYNIDKLRYHRIIIMTDADVDGAHIRTLLLTFFYRQFQEIITRGHLFIAQPPLYRVQRGKKEIYLKDDSQLDELLMKNGAEGMVLHTATAAIDGEALDLLIRDAHRYRRHLERLARHQDALVLRAATAGCRLSLTELETPQKAATARDRLLDAIQRQSGSDGRVTVTVDQDPETGVQSLHVERIVHGVPSRTRLDTALLRSPEFREMGRLAAEIHARMGDMATLVKGSRSLSVTGPDSLVEHIITEGRKGQTFQRYKGLGEMNPGQLWDTTMNPQVRTLLQVRVEDAVAADEVFTTLMGDAVEPRRDFIQSNALNVSNLDV is encoded by the coding sequence ATGAGCGACCTGCCCGCCAGCGAAACCCAGGAAAGCGGCAACTCCACCTACGGCGCCGACAGTATCAAGGTTCTCAAGGGGTTGGATGCGGTCCGCAAACGCCCCGGCATGTACATCGGCGACACCGACGACGGGACCGGTCTGCACCACATGGTCTTTGAGGTGGTGGATAACGCCATCGACGAAGCGTTGGCCGGGTTTTGCGACCACATCGAGGTTACCATTCACACCGATGGTGGCGTCACCGTGCGCGACAACGGACGGGGCATCCCTACCGATCTTCACGAGGAGGAGGGGCGCTCCGCCGCCGAGGTGATCATGACTGTTCTTCACTCCGGCGGAAAATTTGATCAAAACTCCTACAAGATTTCCGGCGGTCTGCACGGCGTAGGCGTCTCTGTGGTCAACGCCCTGTCGGAGCGCCTGGAAATGACCATCCGGCGTGGTGGGGAGGTGTGGTACCAGGAATACAGCGAGGGGACGCCTCTGGGCGACATCAGGGTGACCGGTACGACCCAGATCACGGGAACCCAGATCACCTTCTGGCCCAGCCGGCAGATATTTCACGATGTCACGGAGTACTCTTTCGATATTCTTTCGCAACGCCTGCGGGAGCTCTCTTTTCTGAACTCCGGCATCAAGATTCGCATCCACGACCAGCGCACCGACAAGAGCAACGATTTTCACTACGAGGGGGGCATACGCTCCTTTGTCGAGCACCTGAATCGTGCCCGCACGCCGCTTTTGGAACCCCCGATCTGCTTTGTGGATGACCGGGAGCAGGTTCACCTGGAGGTGGCCATGTTGTGGAACGACGGCTACCAGGAGAATGTTTTTTGTTTCACCAACAACATTCCCCAACGTGACGGGGGAACCCACCTGGCGGGTTTTCGCGCCGCCTTGACCCGAACTGTCAACAACTACGCCACCAACTCCGGTCTGCTGAAAAAGGAGAAGATTGCTCTTTCCGGCGACGATTGTCGCGAGGGTCTGACGGCAGTCATCTCCGTCAAGGTGCCCGACCCCAAATTTTCTTCGCAGACCAAGGAAAAGTTGGTCTCTTCCGAGGTGCGTGCGGCGGTTGAGGGGATTGTCGCTGAAAAACTGGCCGTTTTTTTGGAGGAGAATCCCCAGGCGGCCAGGGAGATCGTTGCCAAGACCGTCGAAGCAGCCGCAGCCCGGGAGGCTGCCCGCAAGGCGCGTGAACTCACCCGTCGCAAGAGCGCCCTGGAGATCACCTCCCTGCCCGGCAAGCTGGCCGATTGCCAGGAACGGGATCCGGCCTTGTGTGAACTTTACCTGGTCGAGGGGGATTCCGCCGGAGGTTCCGCCAAGCAGGCCCGGGATCGTAAATATCAAGCGATTCTTCCCCTCAAGGGAAAGATTCTCAACGTCGAAAAATCACGCTACGACAAGATTCTCACCTCTGCCGAAGTGGGCACCCTGATCACTGCCCTGGGAACCGGCATCGGGCGTGAGGAGTACAACATCGACAAACTGCGGTATCACCGCATCATCATCATGACCGACGCCGACGTGGATGGCGCACACATCCGCACCCTGCTCCTCACCTTCTTCTACCGGCAATTCCAGGAGATCATCACCCGGGGACATTTGTTCATCGCCCAACCTCCCTTGTACCGCGTCCAACGCGGCAAAAAGGAGATTTATCTTAAGGATGATTCACAGCTTGATGAATTACTTATGAAAAATGGCGCAGAGGGGATGGTGTTGCACACCGCGACAGCGGCCATTGATGGGGAGGCGTTGGATCTGCTCATTCGGGATGCCCATCGTTATCGGCGCCATCTGGAGCGCCTGGCGCGGCATCAGGATGCTTTGGTGTTGCGTGCCGCCACGGCGGGTTGTCGTTTGAGCCTGACAGAGTTGGAGACACCCCAGAAAGCTGCCACGGCCCGTGACCGTTTGCTGGATGCCATTCAGCGGCAGTCCGGATCCGATGGGCGGGTGACTGTCACTGTCGATCAGGATCCTGAAACGGGTGTGCAATCCCTGCACGTCGAACGGATTGTGCATGGCGTACCTTCCAGGACCAGGCTGGATACCGCTCTGTTGCGTTCGCCGGAGTTTCGCGAGATGGGCCGATTGGCAGCGGAGATTCATGCCCGGATGGGCGATATGGCCACCCTGGTCAAAGGCAGCCGTTCCCTCTCTGTCACCGGGCCCGACTCCCTGGTGGAGCATATTATCACCGAGGGGCGCAAGGGACAAACCTTCCAGCGTTACAAAGGTTTGGGAGAAATGAATCCGGGTCAGCTGTGGGATACCACCATGAATCCACAGGTGCGGACGTTGT